The sequence AGCATAGAGCGTCATGTGTCAAACGCGCAGAAACTTTATAAAAGCGGCGTAATTTCAAAAACTAATTTGCTGCGCGCGGAAGTTGCGTTGTCACAGGCTAAAAAAGAAAAACAAAAATCCGCTTCCGACAAAGAGCTTGCTCAAATTCTTTTTGCAAACACTTTGGGCGACAGCGAAGTTAAACAATACAATCTCACTTCCCCCATGGCAATGCTTGAAAATAAAAATAATGAAAACTTTTACGTTGAAAAAGCGCGCGTAAACAACGCGTCTTTAAAACTTCTAAACGCTAAAAAAGACATGCTTCGCCAAAAGCGCAAAGCGGCCGTTGGAAACCTTCTGCCTAACGTTGCCGCAGTAGGGCAATATCAAATTCTTCAGGATAAACTTACAGCGGCGGAACCGGAATGGACTGTGGGCATAACCGCATCCTTAAATGTTTTCGGCGGAGGAAGCGACGTTTACGAAATAAAATCCGTAAATTCGGAACTTGACGCGGTTGACGCGCAGATACAAAGCGTTCAAAACCTGATTTTTGCCGCGGTTAAAAAATACTCTTCGCAGCTTCAAAGCGCCAAAGACGAATACGACGCTCTTGCGTCCGACGAAAAATTAGCGCAGGAAAATTTGAAACTTTACAACGCGTCTTTTCAAGAAGGCATGGCAACCTCTCTTGAAGTTGTGGACGCCCAACTTGTTCTTACAAAAATTAAAATAGACCGCGCAAAAGCCGTTTACGATTACAACTGCGCTTTTGCAAATCTTTTAAATATATGTTCTATGTCTCAACAAGAACTCGGAGGAAAATAGTATGAAATTTTTAAAATTATTTATTGCGGCAGCTATGATTTTTTCCGTTGCGGCATGTTCCCAAAAGTCAAAAACGCAAATCGGAGAAATTGACGCTTCCGAAATTGACGTAGGCGCAAAAGTTCCCGGAAGGCTTGCCGAAGTTTTTGTTTCCGAGGGAGAAAGCGTTAAAAAAGGGCAAATTCTTGCGCGCCTTGAAGGCAAAGAGCTTGACGCAAAACTTAAAACCGTCAACGCGGCTTTACAGGAAGCCCAAGACCAATACGACCTTGCGGAAAAAACTTACAATAGAATGAAAAATTTATACGCACAAAAAGTTATAGCAAAACAACAGTTTGACGAAATAACTTATAAATACAACGCCGCAAAACAAAAAGTTCAAGCGGTACGCGGGCAAAAAGACGAAGTTATGGCTTACTACGCGGAACTTACGTTAACCGCTCCCATAGACGGAGAAGTTATTCAGATTATATCCAACCCGGGAGAACTTGTATCTACGGGTTACCCTATTCTTACAATTATGAATACGCAAAACATGTGGGCTGTTTTTAATATAAGAGAAGACGATTTAAAAAATATTATAAAAGGCAAAACTTTTGAAGTTACCGTGCCGGCGCTGGATAAAAAATACGCAATGAAAGTAACATACATTTCAGCTCTCGGAACTTTCGCGTCGTGGAAACCAACCGCCCGTCAAGGCGACTACGATTTAAAAACTTTTGAAGTACGTTTAACTCCGGATGAAAAAATAGAAAACTTAAGGCCCGCAATGACAGCAACGTTTACGGCAAAGTAAAAAGCGACATATCTATATGTCATTTTGTATGTCTTGAAAAACTATGCGACGAATTTACAAAATAATTATCCGCGAAACTAAATATATTTTTTCAAACAAGCTGCTGATTTTTGCGCTGCTGGCGTTTCCAGTTGCTGATTTTTTATTTCTCGGCGGCGTTTATATTTCGCAAGAATTAAACAAAATGCCGGTGGCGGTAATAGACAATGATAATTCCAAGATATCTAAAAACATTATTCGCTACATAAATTCCTCGCCGGAAATGGAAATTAAATACAGAGTTGCAAATACCGCTGAACTTAAAGATTTGTTTGACCGCCAAAAAGTATTCATGGGTATTTATATACCAAGAGAGTTGCAAAAAAATATTAAAAAACAAAAACCTCAGAAAGTGATAATTTTCATAAACTCTTCAAACTACATAAGCGCAAATCTTATAGACGCCGATATCACAACAATTATAGCCGTTGTCAGCGCAGGCATAAAATATAAGACTCTTACAAAAAGAGGGTTTTCTTCAAAACAATCGCGGGAGCTTATACAGCAGATAAAACCTGAAACCGCAAAACTTTTTAATCCGGCGTTAAACTACAACTTGTATCTTACCCCAGGGCTTTGGCTTTCCGTTATACAACAGCTTCTAATTCTTTTCGGAGGGCTTACATTAGCTTCCGAATTTGATTTTAAAACTTTAAGATCAATGCTTGCCGTAACAAGAAAAAGTATTTTTAAAGCGCTTATAGGTAAAACTTTATTTTATATTTTTATAGGATGCATTCATTTTTTCATTCTCTATGAAATACTTTTTAAAATTTTCCAAATTCCTATAGCCTATTCGGCCGGCGCGGCAATGCTTGTAAGCGCAGTATTTGCGTTTGCCGCAATTTCTTTAGGGCTATTGCTTGCGGCAATTTTAAAAACCCGTTTTAACACTCTCAAGGGCTGCCTGCTTATTTCTGCCCCCGCATTTCTGCTTTCAGGTTACACTTGGCCGCTTGAACTTATGCCTGCGCCAATAAGAACGTTTGTGCAAATTATTCCTCTCACTTCGTTTCTAAAGGCTTTTAAAAAAATATATCAGGAAAATTTAGGCATAGAATTTTTTTACCCTTATGTTTTACAGCTTTTAATTTTGGGCGTATTATTTTTTGCCGCAGCGTGGGCAATTGTAAATTTCAGAATTAATAAAACGGGAATTTTAAATGAACTTTAAATCTCTAAAAAACGTTGTTACGCGCGAATTTAAAAAAATATTTTTAACTCCTGATATGCTTTTAATATGTATAGCCGCGCCTATTTTTTACGCTCTGCTTTTTTGCGGACTTTACGCAAAGCAAAGAGCCTTAGACATAAACATTGCAGCTATTAATTCCGACCACACAAGCGTTTCAAGAAAGTTTCTGCGCTACGCGGACGCGTCGCCGGAATTAAAAATAGCGCATGTATATTCTTCGCCAAACGAAGCTTTGTCGCAAATTTTTTCAGATAATATAAACGCTTTCTATTTTATTCCCAAAGGTTTTGACGCAAACTTAAAAAAAGGAAAAAGTGTTCCTATTTACGCCGCGGCAACCGGAACCAATTTTTTAGCGGCAAGCACGGCGTTAAGAAAATTCTCGCTGCTTTCGCTTGAGTTTCCAAAAAAAGAATTTGTAAAAATACTTACAGACAAAGGCTATTCATACAAAGCGGCAAGCGCGGCGTTTGTTCCGCTGTCGGCCGATATCAGACATATATATAACCCCGAAATGAATTATTCCGACTTTTTGCTGCCGTGCCTTATGTTTATAGTTTTGCAGCAAATATTAATTGTGGCAATATGCACAAGCGTTACCGTTGAAAAGAAAAAAGATACAACCAAAGAGCTATACGAAACCGCCGGAAAAAGTTTTACAATTGCATTTTTAGGAAAGTGTCTGCCGTATATTTTACTTGGCTTGGCGCTAAACATTATAAATATTTTTATTTTCCTGCCCATGGACGCCATGTATGCGTCTTCGCTTACCGGTTTGTTTGTAATATCTGCGGCTTTTACCGTAGCGGTTTCATGCTTTGCAATGCTTATTTCAATATTTTTTAAATCGCCCGAAATGTCTATGGCGGTTTTAATGTTTTACTCGCTTCCTACGACAATGCTTTCCGGGGTTATATGGCCTCACCACGCGCTGCCGTGGACTTTAAAAATTGCGTCGTATATTTTTCCCTCAACATATGCTTTTAACGAACTTCGGCTTTTTATTTTGGGCGACATAAGCGTTAAATACGCAGTTTTTCCGGCGGTAACATTGATAATTTTTGCCGCGGTTTGTTTTGCCCTTACATATTTAATTTCTTTAAAACGCCGGAAATTTTTATCTATTTGACAAACAATTGTTATTTTTTTATAATTATAGTTGAATAATTGTTCAACTATAAATACAAAGGAGCGCGCTATGGCTAAATCTAAAGACGCTTTAATTTGCGACTGCAAGGTAATACATAAACATACGGTAACTAAAGTAAAACGCGCAATGCCGCGAGAAGAAAAACTTTACGACTTGGCCGAATTTTTTAAAATTTTCGGCGATTCCACAAGAATAAAAATACTTTGCGCTTTAGTTGCAAACGAAATGTGCGTTTGCGATTTAGCCGCGCTGTTAAATATGACAAAAAGTTCTATTTCTCATCAGTTAAGAATTTTAAAGCAAGCGCGACTTGTGAAATACAGAAAAGAAGGAAAAATAGTTTTTTACTGCCCCTGCGACGAGCACATACAAAAAATATTTAACGAAGGCTTTAACCATATTAACGAATAACGGAGAAAACATATGAATAACAATAACGCCTGCTGCGAAAGCGGCTGCCATTGTTCAAAAGAAAAAGAAAGCAAACATTCTAAAAAAATAGATTTGGCGCTTACGATAATAGGAGTTTTTTTATTTGCCGCTGCGTTTATTTTTGCCATGCCTGAAAAAATTTCTTTAGTTTTATTTCTATCCGCATACACTATTATAGGCCGCAACGTGCTTATATCTTCTTTCAAAAATATTTTGCACGGAGAAATTTTTGATGAAAACTTTTTAATGTGCGTTGCGACAATAGCCGCAATATCCACCGGATATTACGAAGAGTCCGTAGCGGTTATGCTTTTTTACCGCATAGGAATGTTTTTTGAAGACAAAGCCGTTTCAAAATCTAAAAACTCTATTTCAAGTTTAATGGATATGCGTCCGGATTTTGCAAATTTACAAACGCAAAACGGAGTTATAAAAGTTTCGCCTGAAGACGTTTCTATAGGCAATTTAATAATAGTAAAAGCCGGCGAAAAAATTCCTTTGGACGGCACGGTAACAAACGGCAGCGCATCAATAGACGCTTCTTCTCTGACGGGAGAATCAATTTTGCAGGACGTTTGCGAAGGCTCGCAGGTTCTATCAGGGTCTGTAAATAAAAACGGATTTCTTACCGTAAAAGTTACAAAAATTTTCTCGCAATCTACGGTTTCAAAAATTTTAGATCTTGTTGAAAACGCAACTCATAAAAAATCTGTTTCCGAAAAGTTTATATCAAAATTTGCAAAATACTATACGCCGGCGGTAGTTTTTTTAGCTTTATGTATAGCTGTTGTCCCGCCGCTTTTTATAGCGGACGCAGCTTTTAACCTGTGGATTAACAAAGCGATAATTTTTCTTATAATTTCGTGCCCGTGCGCTTTGGTAATATCCGTTCCGCTAACTTTTTTTGCTGGGCTTGGCTCTGCGTCAAAACACGGTATTCTTATAAAAGGTTCAAACTATCTTGAAGCTTTAAACTCCGCTCAAACTTTTGTTTTTGATAAAACGAGCACCCTGACAAAAGGAAAATTTAAAGTTGACTCTGTTGCTGCCGCAAACGGTTTTGATAAGGAAACCGTTTTAAAATACGCGGCGTTTGCCGAGAGCCATTCCAACCACCCCGCGGCTGTTGCAATAGTTAAAGCTTTTGCGCAAAAAATAGACAATCTGCAAATTAAAAATTTTTCTGAAATTGCCGGCAAAGGCATAAAAGCCGATATTTCAGGCAAAGAAGTTTTAGCCGGAAATTACAATTTTTTACAATCCGAAGGCATTGACGCAAGCCAACATGCCGTAGCGCAATCTGCGGTTTACGTTGCCATAGATAAAAAATTTGCGGGTTTTATAACCGTCGCCGACGAAATTAAGCCGGATTCAAAAGAAACAGTTTCGTATTTAAAAAACTTATATGCCAAAAAAACAGTAATGCTTACCGGCGACGCGCAGCCTGCCGCGTTTAAAATTGCCGAAACAATAGGCATAGATAAATTTTACGCCGGTTTATTGCCGCATCAAAAGCTTGAAAAGCTAAACAAAATAAAAAACGAAAGTTCTAAAAAAGACAAAATTGTTTTTGTTGGCGACGGAATAAACGACGCGCCGGTTTTGGCGGGCGCGGATATAGGCATAGCCATGGGCGCATTGGGAAGCGACGCCGCAATTGAGGCGGCCGACATTGTTTTAATGACCGACGAACCGTCAAAAATAATAACGGCTCTTAAAATTGCCCGCAAAACACAAAACGTAGTTTGGCAAAATATAATCTTTGCGCTGGGGATAAAAGTTGTAATAATGGCCTTGGGAATTACAGGTATTGCCAACATGGTAGAAGCCGTTTTTGGCGATGTAGGCGTAACCGTAATAGCCGTTTTAAATTCCATGCGCGCCTTAAAACTAAATGACAAAAAATAAATTACCCCGCAAAAACATCCTTGAACGCAACCGCAAATATTTGTATAATTTGCAAACTTAACAGCTGTAACATGGAGAGGTGTCCGAGCGGTTTAAGGAGATAGTCTTGAAAACTATTGTAGCGGAAACGTTACCGGGGGTTCGAATCCCTCCCTCTCCGTCCCACAAGTTTTTCTTTACCTATTGTTGTTCCAAAGGAGAACAGTAATGCCTAAAGTAAAAAAAGCTGCTCCTGTAAAACTCAAAAAAACTTCCAAGAAAAAAGTTTCGCAAAAAAAGAAACCATTAAAAGACAATGGTTTTATTTTTATCAACGATAACGACGGCGAACCGATAGACGCTTTTCAAGAATAAGGATAATGAAATGAAGAAATTATTTTTGTGCGCTGTGTGCGCAATATTTTTATTTGCATGTTCAAACGGATTCGGAGGTCAACCTAAAATTGACGCGTCAAGCATAGAATCTATTACAACATCTCTTAACGCTATACGCGCTTCTTTACCGGAAGAAAAAAAAGAAGCTTTTGAAGGCGCGCTTATAGCAACTATATTTTATGCGGTAATGACAGATTTAGGAAATTCAACTGCGGGGCAAAAAGAGAAAACAGAAGAAGAAGTATTGCAAATATATAAAAAATATTTGAACGGCAAAACAGCAGACCAAATAATAGTGCAAGCGGAAGAATTACAGGAAAAGCCGGGACTTAATAAATAATAAAATAAAAAAAGCCGGACGGTTAAATCAACCGTCCGGCTTTTTTTATATTTTCAGCCTTAAAATAGTATTTTCCGGCAGCAGCTTTGCAATGTTTTCATCCACCGGAATTCTTACCGACTGATGCGCTATGCCCGGGTTTACTTCTTCGGTCAAAAAATTATTTTTACAATCGTAAATTTTATCTAAAACTATTTTTACCGGTTCAAACTTAAAAGGCGATAAAAATTCTATCTCGCCGCCTTTTTTCAATTTATGTTTAACTTCTATTTTTAAAAACCCGTCTTTATTTTCTTTTACCGCGCCGGCGTTGCGCCAAGCGCTTCTGCTTGTGGCGTCATTATAATCTTGCGCCGAATCATCGGGGATTCCGTCAAAAAAACCTAATGTATAACCGCGGTTTTGCAAAGTTGCAAGCTCCTGCATATATGCATCCGCCCGCCAGTTTTTTGGGTTTTCAAAATAATCGTCTATGGCCTTTCTGTAAACGCGCGCGGTTTGCGCAACGTAATATTCGGTTTTATTTCTGCCTTCAATTTTGAAAGAATCAAAACCGGCTTCTAAAATTTCATTTAGTTTTGGCATTAAACATAAATCTTTGGAATTTAAAATATATGTGCCTCTGTTGTCCTCGTGCATTTCAAGATACTCGCCCGGGCGAAGCTCCTCTTCCATAACAAGTTTTGTTTTATACCTCCACCTGCAGGAATGCGCGCAGGCTCCGCTGTTTGCGCTGCGCTGCGCCATAAACGCAGACATTAAGCACCTTCCCGAATAGCTTACGCACATTGCGCCGTGCACAAAAATTTCAAGTTTAATGCCTTCGCATTTTTTTCTAATTTCCAGCGATTCTTTAAAACTTACTTCTCTGCCTAAAACGCAAAGAGCCGCGCCGGTGTTTTTCCAGAAATTTACCGTAAGCCACGAGCACACATTAGCCTGCGTTGAAACATGCAGCGGCATATTCGGCATTTCTTTTCGCACGTATTGAAAAATACCGGGGTCTGAAATTATTACGCCGTCGCAGGAAAGAGATTTAACAGTTTCAACAAAAGCCGGAAGTTTTTCAACATCTTTATTATGTGAAAATAAATTAAGCGTAAGATAAACTTTTTTGCCCAACGCATGCGCAAAATTAATTCCCTCTTTTATATCTTCAAGCGGAAATTTTGATTTTGCGCGCAAAGACATATCCGGCGCGCCGGCATATACCGCGTCCGCGCCGTAAAGAAAAGCGGTTTTTAATTTTAAAAGAGAACCCGCCGGTAATAAAAGTTCCGGTTTTTTCATATATTTATTTTAGTATAATAACACCATATTCACAAATTCAAACGGAGAATTTACAATGAAAAAAATTAATTTTATGATTATCCTGAAAGCTGTGGTTATAGGCGCCTTAATTTTGCTTATGCTTATACCCTTGGCGCTTGTAAGCAACACAATAAAAGGCAGGCTTGAATACAAAAACGAAGCCACCGCAAAAATTACAAAAGCGTGGGGCGACCAAATTTTAATTGCCGCTCCTATATTAAACCTTCCATATACCGTTGCCGTAAAAGATAAAGATGAAAAAATAGTAAGCTATAAAACAGAATACGCAAAATTTGCTCCGCAAGATTTAAACGTTGACGTAAATATTATATCGCAGACAAGATACATCGGCATTTTTGAAGTGCCGGTATTTGTTGCGGAAATAACGATGAAAGGCAACTTTGAAAATATCCGCGATATCGCAAATTTCAAAACGGCGGAATCTTTTATATCGCTTGAAATTAACGACTTAAAAGGAATATCAACCCCTGAATTTTTATGGAACGGCAAAAACGCAAACTTTGAACCTTCCGTGAAAGCGTCTCCTTTGGCGGTAAGAATTCCTTACACTCGCGAGTATTCGCCAAAATCTTCTTACACAAGATATAACGATTACGAAGAAACTCAAATTTTAAAATCGCTCAGTTCAAAAATTTCTTTAAAAAACGGCTCAAACAATTTTGAAATAAAGTTTTCAATAAAAGGCAGCCAAGCTATAAGCTTTATACCTTTGGCAAAAGACAACAATTTCCGCATACGTTCACAGTGGACAAACCCGAATTTCTCCGGCAATTTTTTGCCTGATACTAAAGAAATAAACGGCGAGGGCTTTGACGCGTCATGGCGCATAAATTATCTTGCAAGCGCAATACCGCATAGACTTGACGGCGCAAACCTTTCATCTGCTTTATTTACAACTTCGCTTTTAATTCCCGTTGACAGCTACAGAGCCGCCGAAAGAGCCACAAAATACGGAATACTTTTTATAATTCTTACATTCATTGCCTGCTTTGTTTTTGAAACTACGCGCAAGAAAAGCATACACCCTTTCCAATATCTTTTGGTTGGTTTTGCAATGTCGGTATTTTATATTTTGCTGCTTTCAATTTCGGAGTTTATACCGTTTGGCTTTGCCTATCTTATTGCGGCGGCTGCCATAATAAGCATGATTACGCTTTACGCAAAATTCGCAATAGCAAAAACTTCAACGCTAAAACAAACCGCGGCAATAGCCGGAGCGTTTGCGGTTTTATACGGATACCTATATATATTGTTGCAGCTACAGGACATGGCGCTTATTTTCGGAGCCATCGGACTTTTTGCGGCGCTTGCGGTAATGATGTATGCAACAAGAAATATCAACTGGTATAAATAACAAAGGGTTTGCGCATATTAAAACTTTTAGCTATACTTCTGTCGCAGTTAAGTTGTTTCAAGGAGACAAAAAATGACTATAAACAACGTCAAAGACTGGAGAAACGTTTTTCTGAAAAGTTTTGTAATCGGTTTTATTTTGTTGTGGGCAAGCTTTATAACTTATTTATTGGTAAGAGACCCGCTTGTGGCTTGGACGCAGAGATTGTTTCCTATAGCGCCAAAGTATATTTATCTTTCATTTTTGGGAGCGTTTGCATTTTTCAAAATAGCCGTCGTTTCATTTTTTCTTGTTCCGGCAATTGCGTTTCACTGGAAGTATATAGTAAAACGCAACGCCTTGCATAAAGGCTAAAATTTTTCTTTTATAAAACCGGCTTTCGCTTGCAGTTTTGCGAAAGCCGGTTTTTTATTTTTAGTGAAAATTTGCGGTTAATAAGATATAATGAAAAAAACATTTTACCGTGAGGTTTTTATGAATTTAGCAAGTCTTTCAATTAAACGACCTACTTTTATTTTTTCAATTCTTGTAATGGTAATCATTATAGGTCTTATGTTTATGGACAGAATGCAGGTTAGAATGATGCCCGACGTGGAATTTCCGTATGTGCGCGTAAGCATAACCTACCCGGGCGCAGGACCCGAAGAAATAGAAAACAGAGTAAGCAACCGCGTGGAAAATGCGATGAGTTCTATTTCCGGATTAAAACATATCAGCTCCGTAAGCCAAGACGGAATTTCAAACACTTTTGCGGAGTTTGATCTTGCAAAAGACCCCGAAATAGCTCTTCAGGAAGTTAAAGATAAAATAGCGGAAATACGCAGAGCTTTTCCGGATGATATAGACGAGCCCGTTGTGCAAAAAATAGACCCCGAAGCGCGCCCCATTATGACAATAAGTTTAAAGGCCGATTTAGCGCCCAAAGAACTTTACGATTTTGCCGACGAATATTACAGGAAAGAACTTTTAAGAGTTGACGGTATTTCAAGCATATGGATGGCGGGCGGCACAAGAAGAGAAGTTCAAGTAGCCGTTGACCGCAACAAACTTAATCAATACGACACCACCCTGTCTGCCGTATCAAACAGCATAAAAAATAACAGCATGAATATTCCCATCGGCAGAATTTCAATTGGCGATAACGACGTGTCTTTCAGGTCTATGGGCGAATACAGAACCGTTGACGACATAAAACAAGTGGTAGTAAATTTTCACGGCAACGAAGTGCCGGTATCCGTGGGAGACGTAGCCACGGTGCAAGACACCATAATGGAAAGATATACTCTTGGGCGTATAGATTTAAAAGAAAACGGGAAAGTAATACGCGAGCAAACTTTGCTTTTTAGAATTTTTAAACAATCAAAAGCTAACGAAGTAAACATTTCAAACGCCGTTTTGAAAAAAGTTAACGAGCTTAACGCGCGCTACAAAGGCGCCAAAGGAGACCCGCTTTTAACGGTAGTTACCGACAACGCTAAAGTTATCAGGGACAACATTGACGACGTCAAAGAAACAATTTATATAGGCATTCTTCTTGCGGTAATTGTGGTTTATTTTTTCCTCGGAAGCTGGCGTTCAACGCTTATAACCGCTCTTGCGCTGCCAAACAGTTTAATAGGCGCTTTTATTTTTATGTATCTGTTTGATTTCAGCATAAACGTTATTTCGCTTATGTCTTTATCTCTTGCCGTAGGGCTTTTAATTGACGACGCTATAGTTGTGCGCGAAAACATTTACAGACATTACGAGGAGGGCGAAGAGCCCGACGTTGCGGCGCAAAAAGGCACGGATGAAGTTTCTCTTGCCGTTATAGCCACTACAAGTTCCGTTATCGCGGTGTTTTTGCCAGTAGGTTTTTTAAGCGGAATTATCGGACAGTTTTTTAAAGAGTTCGGTTTAACCGTAGTTTTCGCAATGCTTATTTCAGTGCTTGACGCGCTTACAATTGCGCCTATGCTTTCAGCGTATATTATTCCTTCGCATAAAAAAGAGGCGCCGAAACTTAAAGGCAAAACTCTTACTTCTTTAACAAAAATTTCAGAAAGCATAAGCAAAGTTATCAGACTTCTTACGGTAGTATGGTTTGAAAAATTTTTGCAGAAAATTTTAAATTTTTACGAAAAAATAATAAAAATTATTATCAACAACAAAATAAAAGTGTTGCTGACTACGGTTTTAATTTTTGCGCTTTCTCTGCCGCTGTTTTTCTTTATTCCCCGCAGCTTTATGCCGGAATCGGAATCGGGCGAATTTAGAATATCCGTAGAAACCGCGCCGGACGCATCTCTTGCAAAAACTAACGCCGTCTGCATACAGATTGAAGACGCAATAATGGCAATGCCTGAAGTAGAGTTTGCCGTAGTTTCAATAGGCAACAACAGTAAAGAATTAAACATTGCGGATATTTATGTTCGCCTTGTAAAAGACAACAAAAGAAAACTTACTACGGAAGCGGTTAAAACAAATATTCGCGCGCAACTTGCGCAAACATTAGATAAATCCGTAATAATTTCCCTTAACGATTCCGGAACGAGTTTCGGCGGAAATCAAAAACCGTTCTCGCTTTTAATTTTCGGCAGGGATACAAAACAGCTTTCAGCTATTGCAGATTCTTTAATAGCGCAATTTAAAAATATTCCGGGGCTTGTAGATTTAAGCACAAATTTCCGCTCTGGAAAACCGGAATATCAAATAGACATTAACCCGAAAAAAGCAAAAGATTTCGGAGTAAATTCCGTTGTTGCCGGCGCGGAACTTAGAGCCATGGTTGAAGGAAACCTTCCAGCCGTTTACAGAACAAACGGACTTGAGTACGACATAAGAGTTAACTTAAAAGCCGACCAGCGCGACATTACGGATTCTTTCAACAGCCTCTATGTTTTTAACATGAACAACAAGAGAATAAAACTTTCCAGAGTGGCAACTTTAAAACAAGAAGCAGGCCCAACAAAAATTTACAGAAGGGACAGAATAAGATACATAGAAATTTCCGGAAACTTAAGCAAAGGCGCAACTTTGGGAGTTATACAAAAAGCTACGGAAAAGATTTTACTTGAAAGCAAAACAAACCCGCAAAACGCGGCGCTTTGGAACAACATTACTTATCAATACGGCGGCAACGTTGAAGAAATGCAAAACTTAGGAAAAAATATTCAGACAGCCGTTATGTTATCCGTAATTTTTATTTTCATAGTTTTGGCAAGTTTATATGAATCCGTAATAACGCCTTTGACAATAATGATTTCTCTCCCGCTTGCGGTAGTTGGCGGTTTAATAGCGCTGTTTGTAACTCACGGCGCGCTTGATATGTTTACCATGATAGGGCTTATAATGCTGTTAGGTATTGTCGCAAAAAATTCTATTATTTTAGTGGACTACATACAACAGCTTATGCGGCGCGGAAAATCCGTAAACGAAGCCGTAATAGAAGCCGGAAAAGTAAGGCTTCGCCCTATACTTATGACGTCTTTTGCGCTTGCCGCGGGCATGCTTCCGACAGCGTTGGCTTTAAGCGAGGTAGGAAAATTCAGACAAAGCATGGGCATAGTAATTATCGGAGGAATAATAAGTTCAACAATTCTTACGCTTTTAATAATCCCCGCAATTTTTGAATACATGAACTCTTTCAGACTCTGGACAAGAAAAAAATTAGGCCGCACCGAAGCCCGCAAAATTGACAAAGAATTAGACCAAGAAGCAAAAAACGATAATTAGGAATCAGAAAAAATATTAAGTCTTGATATTTTAGAATTTCGTAACAAAAAAAAGAGAGCCGCGCAAAATGCGC is a genomic window of Endomicrobium proavitum containing:
- a CDS encoding DUF6694 family lipoprotein, whose protein sequence is MKKLFLCAVCAIFLFACSNGFGGQPKIDASSIESITTSLNAIRASLPEEKKEAFEGALIATIFYAVMTDLGNSTAGQKEKTEEEVLQIYKKYLNGKTADQIIVQAEELQEKPGLNK
- a CDS encoding peptidase U32 family protein; this encodes MKKPELLLPAGSLLKLKTAFLYGADAVYAGAPDMSLRAKSKFPLEDIKEGINFAHALGKKVYLTLNLFSHNKDVEKLPAFVETVKSLSCDGVIISDPGIFQYVRKEMPNMPLHVSTQANVCSWLTVNFWKNTGAALCVLGREVSFKESLEIRKKCEGIKLEIFVHGAMCVSYSGRCLMSAFMAQRSANSGACAHSCRWRYKTKLVMEEELRPGEYLEMHEDNRGTYILNSKDLCLMPKLNEILEAGFDSFKIEGRNKTEYYVAQTARVYRKAIDDYFENPKNWRADAYMQELATLQNRGYTLGFFDGIPDDSAQDYNDATSRSAWRNAGAVKENKDGFLKIEVKHKLKKGGEIEFLSPFKFEPVKIVLDKIYDCKNNFLTEEVNPGIAHQSVRIPVDENIAKLLPENTILRLKI
- the creD gene encoding cell envelope integrity protein CreD; its protein translation is MKKINFMIILKAVVIGALILLMLIPLALVSNTIKGRLEYKNEATAKITKAWGDQILIAAPILNLPYTVAVKDKDEKIVSYKTEYAKFAPQDLNVDVNIISQTRYIGIFEVPVFVAEITMKGNFENIRDIANFKTAESFISLEINDLKGISTPEFLWNGKNANFEPSVKASPLAVRIPYTREYSPKSSYTRYNDYEETQILKSLSSKISLKNGSNNFEIKFSIKGSQAISFIPLAKDNNFRIRSQWTNPNFSGNFLPDTKEINGEGFDASWRINYLASAIPHRLDGANLSSALFTTSLLIPVDSYRAAERATKYGILFIILTFIACFVFETTRKKSIHPFQYLLVGFAMSVFYILLLSISEFIPFGFAYLIAAAAIISMITLYAKFAIAKTSTLKQTAAIAGAFAVLYGYLYILLQLQDMALIFGAIGLFAALAVMMYATRNINWYK
- a CDS encoding efflux RND transporter permease subunit — encoded protein: MNLASLSIKRPTFIFSILVMVIIIGLMFMDRMQVRMMPDVEFPYVRVSITYPGAGPEEIENRVSNRVENAMSSISGLKHISSVSQDGISNTFAEFDLAKDPEIALQEVKDKIAEIRRAFPDDIDEPVVQKIDPEARPIMTISLKADLAPKELYDFADEYYRKELLRVDGISSIWMAGGTRREVQVAVDRNKLNQYDTTLSAVSNSIKNNSMNIPIGRISIGDNDVSFRSMGEYRTVDDIKQVVVNFHGNEVPVSVGDVATVQDTIMERYTLGRIDLKENGKVIREQTLLFRIFKQSKANEVNISNAVLKKVNELNARYKGAKGDPLLTVVTDNAKVIRDNIDDVKETIYIGILLAVIVVYFFLGSWRSTLITALALPNSLIGAFIFMYLFDFSINVISLMSLSLAVGLLIDDAIVVRENIYRHYEEGEEPDVAAQKGTDEVSLAVIATTSSVIAVFLPVGFLSGIIGQFFKEFGLTVVFAMLISVLDALTIAPMLSAYIIPSHKKEAPKLKGKTLTSLTKISESISKVIRLLTVVWFEKFLQKILNFYEKIIKIIINNKIKVLLTTVLIFALSLPLFFFIPRSFMPESESGEFRISVETAPDASLAKTNAVCIQIEDAIMAMPEVEFAVVSIGNNSKELNIADIYVRLVKDNKRKLTTEAVKTNIRAQLAQTLDKSVIISLNDSGTSFGGNQKPFSLLIFGRDTKQLSAIADSLIAQFKNIPGLVDLSTNFRSGKPEYQIDINPKKAKDFGVNSVVAGAELRAMVEGNLPAVYRTNGLEYDIRVNLKADQRDITDSFNSLYVFNMNNKRIKLSRVATLKQEAGPTKIYRRDRIRYIEISGNLSKGATLGVIQKATEKILLESKTNPQNAALWNNITYQYGGNVEEMQNLGKNIQTAVMLSVIFIFIVLASLYESVITPLTIMISLPLAVVGGLIALFVTHGALDMFTMIGLIMLLGIVAKNSIILVDYIQQLMRRGKSVNEAVIEAGKVRLRPILMTSFALAAGMLPTALALSEVGKFRQSMGIVIIGGIISSTILTLLIIPAIFEYMNSFRLWTRKKLGRTEARKIDKELDQEAKNDN